One segment of Haemophilus influenzae DNA contains the following:
- the rplJ gene encoding 50S ribosomal protein L10 — MALNLQDKQAIVAEVNEAAKGALSAVIADSRGVTVEKMTELRKSAREAGVTMRVVRNTLLRRAVEGTDYECLKDTFVGPTLIAFSNEHPGAAARLFKEFAKANDKFEIKGAAFEGKIQDVEFLATLPTYEEAIARLMGTMKEAAAGKLARTFAALRDKLQEAA, encoded by the coding sequence ATGGCATTAAATCTTCAAGACAAACAAGCAATTGTTGCTGAAGTAAATGAAGCAGCCAAAGGTGCACTTTCAGCAGTAATCGCGGATTCTCGCGGTGTAACTGTTGAGAAAATGACTGAATTACGTAAATCAGCACGTGAAGCTGGCGTTACAATGCGTGTAGTTCGTAATACTTTATTACGTCGCGCAGTTGAAGGCACAGATTACGAATGCTTAAAAGATACGTTTGTAGGTCCAACACTTATCGCGTTCTCTAACGAACACCCGGGCGCAGCTGCTCGTTTGTTCAAAGAGTTTGCTAAAGCAAACGATAAGTTTGAAATTAAAGGTGCAGCCTTTGAAGGTAAAATCCAAGATGTTGAATTCTTGGCAACATTACCAACTTACGAAGAAGCGATTGCACGTTTAATGGGCACAATGAAAGAAGCTGCAGCAGGCAAACTTGCTCGCACCTTCGCGGCATTACGCGACAAATTACAAGAAGCAGCTTAA